The following DNA comes from Notolabrus celidotus isolate fNotCel1 chromosome 12, fNotCel1.pri, whole genome shotgun sequence.
CAGTCATATTTCCCATCAGATCCCTGTCCTGGGGCCCAGTTCTGGTAGCATCCGTTCCTTGAATTTGTCCAGAACCAAAAGTTTAAATGACAGGTGTAGCGTAGGCCGAGCCACACATGGGGAGATGTGGAGTTTTTTGCCTTTTCAGCCACTTTTTCTTGTATGTGTTTAGAAGTAATATGGACAAGGTCAACATGGTGCATCCTGCAGTAAGTCATAGCATCAATCCATGTCAGGTTTTTCTTGATGAGTATCAGGTTTCCTTGTgggagaaaacagaggaaatCAGAGATACACTATGCAATCTTATTATGCAAATGAatacaaactgaacatttcgGAAGTGTACCTGGAGGCCGGCTCTGACTGTCTTCAGTCGGCTTTGGAGTTAGGGGTTGTGTAGTTGAGATCATTTGAGTGGAGGTCTTGGCTGTAGTCATCATCGGTGTTGTTGTTGCAGAGGCACCACTGGTAGTTGCTTGCTCAGTGGTATTAGAGGGAAGTTGCTTTGCTGTCACCGTGGACATTTCTGTAACTTCATTGTTGAGCGTTGTGCTTGACATACTTTGCATGAGTTCTGTGGTATTTGGTGTCAGAGCTGTAACAGTTGTAGCTGCTTCTTCGGTGGTAACATTGGGTGCATTTGATTGATTTGAGGGAAGTTGCTTTGCTGTCACCGTGGACATTTCTGTAGCTGCATTGTTGAGCGTTGTGCTTGACATACTTTGCATGATACCTGTGGTATTTGGTGTCAGAGCTTCAACAGTTGTTGCTGCTTCTTCGGTGGTAACATTGGGTGCATTTGATTGATTTGAGGGAAGTTGCTTTGCTGTCACCGTGGACATTTCTGTAGCTTCATTGTTGAGCGTTGTGCTTGACATACTTTGCATGATATCTGTGGTATTTGGTGTCAGAGCTGTAACAGTTGTTGCTGCTCCTTCGGTGGTAACATTGGGTgcatttgattgatttaaagaggtCACATTAAAATGATATGTTATTGTAAACTCTTCAGAAGTGTTTGGAAAAGTTGTTATATTTGTGGGCATTTCATTTGTTGTTTGGCTCAGCTGTGTGCTTGGCTGAATGGTGGTTGCTGGTAACACTTTCCTTGCTGTAAGGATAAGCAATGAGTGAAAAAGTGTAATGTAGTTGTATCTTGTTTAA
Coding sequences within:
- the LOC117823170 gene encoding macrophage mannose receptor 1; the protein is MDTLEEPETDPTTTISIVMKRTCTLQLILISGFCTFALGSSEFHLIKITKSYNEAKTYCREMYTDLASVHNLTDMNNLITSVSFNTSRAWIGLESQGVRRWHWSRPYQKLDFFNWRAGEPQNTDQDACAVMDPLGKWFESECGTKRSFVCQGNVDTGGHIFVAEAKSWRDAESHCRDLSSELVSINSEVKNEAVRDISVSQNVWIGLFKDPWRWSDGSTSSFRFWKPSQPNYLEGQDCVVGVFRNDGRWNDLKCGGKRDFVCRGARKVLPATTIQPSTQLSQTTNEMPTNITTFPNTSEEFTITYHFNVTSLNQSNAPNVTTEGAATTVTALTPNTTDIMQSMSSTTLNNEATEMSTVTAKQLPSNQSNAPNVTTEEAATTVEALTPNTTGIMQSMSSTTLNNAATEMSTVTAKQLPSNQSNAPNVTTEEAATTVTALTPNTTELMQSMSSTTLNNEVTEMSTVTAKQLPSNTTEQATTSGASATTTPMMTTAKTSTQMISTTQPLTPKPTEDSQSRPPGNLILIKKNLTWIDAMTYCRMHHVDLVHITSKHIQEKVAEKAKNSTSPHVWLGLRYTCHLNFWFWTNSRNGCYQNWAPGQGSDGKYDCDTTGAIEATGGQQWVGLSQTQKLNFICSTCPG